One genomic segment of Fusobacterium nucleatum includes these proteins:
- the trmD gene encoding tRNA (guanosine(37)-N1)-methyltransferase TrmD: MKINILTLFPKMFDGFLSESIVARAIKFGAVEVNIIDIRDYCFDKHKQADDMPFGGGNGMVMKPEPLFLALKNVSGKVIYTSPQGKTFNQEIAKELVKEEELTIIAGHYEGIDERVVENKVDMELSIGDFVLTGGEIPAMAISDTIIRLLPDVIKKESYENDSFYNGLLDYPHYTRPAEYKGLKVPEVLLSGNHKNIDEWRLKESLRRTYLRRKELIKNRELTKLEKKLLDEIKKEEV; the protein is encoded by the coding sequence ATGAAAATAAATATTTTAACATTATTTCCAAAGATGTTTGATGGCTTTTTAAGTGAAAGCATAGTTGCAAGAGCAATAAAATTTGGAGCAGTTGAAGTAAATATTATTGATATAAGGGATTACTGTTTTGATAAACATAAACAAGCTGATGATATGCCTTTTGGTGGTGGAAATGGGATGGTTATGAAACCAGAACCTTTATTTTTAGCTTTAAAAAATGTTTCAGGAAAGGTTATTTATACTTCACCACAGGGAAAAACTTTTAATCAAGAAATAGCAAAAGAGCTTGTAAAAGAGGAAGAATTAACTATAATTGCAGGACACTATGAAGGAATAGATGAAAGAGTAGTAGAAAATAAAGTTGATATGGAATTATCAATAGGAGATTTTGTTTTAACAGGTGGAGAAATACCTGCTATGGCTATTTCTGATACTATAATAAGGCTACTTCCTGATGTTATAAAAAAAGAATCTTATGAAAATGATTCTTTTTATAATGGGCTTTTAGATTACCCACATTATACAAGACCAGCAGAATATAAAGGTTTAAAAGTGCCAGAAGTTTTATTATCAGGTAATCATAAAAACATAGATGAGTGGCGTTTAAAAGAAAGCTTAAGAAGGACTTATTTAAGAAGAAAAGAATTAATTAAAAATAGAGAATTAACAAAATTAGAAAAAAAACTTTTAGATGAGATAAAAAAAGAGGAAGT
- the rimM gene encoding ribosome maturation factor RimM (Essential for efficient processing of 16S rRNA), protein MKLLIVGKVLGSHNLKGEVKVISDLDNIEVLVGNKVILELADSQQKLLTIKKIEHLVANKWIFSFEEIKNKQDTIEIRNANIKVRRDIVGIGEDEYLISDMIGFKVYDVKGDEHLGEITEIMDTAAHDIYVIESEEFETMIPDVDVFIKNIDFENRKMLVDTIEGMKESKVKK, encoded by the coding sequence ATGAAACTTTTAATTGTAGGAAAAGTATTAGGTTCTCATAATTTAAAAGGAGAAGTAAAAGTTATTTCTGATTTAGATAATATTGAAGTCTTAGTTGGAAATAAGGTAATTTTAGAATTAGCAGATTCTCAACAAAAATTATTAACAATTAAAAAGATAGAACATCTTGTTGCAAATAAATGGATTTTTTCTTTTGAGGAAATAAAAAATAAACAAGATACTATTGAAATTAGAAATGCCAATATAAAAGTTAGAAGAGATATTGTTGGTATTGGTGAAGATGAATATCTTATAAGTGATATGATAGGTTTTAAAGTCTATGATGTAAAAGGTGATGAGCATCTAGGAGAGATAACTGAGATTATGGATACTGCTGCACATGATATTTATGTTATAGAAAGTGAAGAATTTGAAACTATGATACCTGATGTAGATGTTTTTATTAAAAATATTGATTTTGAAAATAGAAAAATGTTGGTTGATACTATTGAAGGTATGAAAGAATCCAAGGTAAAAAAATGA
- a CDS encoding KH domain-containing protein — protein MENLESLLNYIIKELVETKDKVNVTYEVLDSSVTFKVSVAKGEMGKIIGKNGLTANAIRGVMQAAGVKDKLNVNVEFLD, from the coding sequence GTGGAAAATTTAGAAAGTTTATTGAATTACATTATCAAAGAATTGGTTGAAACAAAAGATAAGGTTAATGTAACTTATGAAGTTTTGGATTCAAGTGTAACATTTAAAGTAAGTGTTGCAAAAGGAGAAATGGGAAAAATAATAGGTAAAAATGGACTTACAGCTAATGCTATAAGAGGAGTTATGCAGGCAGCAGGAGTAAAAGATAAACTTAATGTAAATGTTGAATTTTTAGATTAG
- a CDS encoding DUF4911 domain-containing protein, with the protein MKKSYEFLIQSKREDIDFINKIVEAYEGAGVVRTLDPIKGIISVISTDDFKDFMRDVLVDLGKKWVDLKIIEESAWKGTL; encoded by the coding sequence ATGAAAAAAAGCTATGAGTTTTTAATACAAAGTAAAAGAGAAGATATAGATTTCATAAATAAAATTGTTGAAGCCTATGAAGGAGCAGGGGTTGTAAGAACTCTCGACCCAATAAAAGGGATAATAAGTGTTATATCAACAGATGATTTTAAAGATTTTATGAGAGATGTATTGGTAGATTTAGGTAAAAAATGGGTAGATTTAAAAATAATTGAAGAGAGTGCTTGGAAAGGTACTCTATAA
- the rsmA gene encoding 16S rRNA (adenine(1518)-N(6)/adenine(1519)-N(6))-dimethyltransferase RsmA, whose amino-acid sequence MEFKHKKKYGQNFLNNKDEILNKIIEVSNINENDEILEIGPGQGALTSLLVERVKKVSCVEIDKDLENTLRKKFSSKENYTLVMGDVLEVDLRRYINQGTKVVANIPYYITSPIINKIIENKDLIDEAYIMVQKEVGERICAKSGKERGILTLAVEYYGESEYLFTIPREFFNPIPNVDSAFISIKFYKDDRYKNKISEDLFFKYVKAAFSNKRKNIVNNLATLGYSKDKIKEILNQIEVSENERAENISIDKFIKLIKIFEGR is encoded by the coding sequence ATGGAATTTAAACATAAAAAAAAGTATGGGCAGAATTTTTTAAACAATAAAGATGAGATTTTAAATAAAATAATTGAAGTTTCAAATATTAATGAAAATGACGAAATCTTAGAGATAGGACCAGGACAAGGAGCTTTAACTTCACTTTTAGTTGAAAGAGTTAAAAAAGTAAGCTGTGTTGAAATAGATAAAGATTTAGAAAATACTTTAAGAAAGAAATTTTCTTCAAAAGAAAACTATACACTTGTAATGGGAGATGTGTTAGAAGTAGATTTACGAAGATATATAAATCAAGGTACTAAGGTTGTTGCAAACATACCTTACTATATAACATCCCCCATCATTAATAAAATTATAGAGAATAAAGATTTAATAGATGAAGCCTATATAATGGTACAAAAAGAAGTTGGAGAAAGAATTTGTGCTAAATCAGGTAAAGAAAGAGGAATTTTAACATTGGCAGTGGAATACTATGGAGAATCAGAGTATTTATTTACTATTCCAAGAGAATTTTTTAATCCTATACCTAATGTAGATTCTGCTTTTATTTCAATAAAATTCTACAAAGATGATAGATATAAGAATAAGATTTCAGAAGATTTATTCTTTAAATATGTAAAAGCTGCTTTTTCAAATAAAAGAAAAAACATTGTAAATAATTTGGCAACATTAGGATATTCAAAGGATAAGATAAAGGAAATCTTAAATCAAATTGAAGTATCTGAAAATGAAAGAGCAGAAAATATTTCCATAGATAAATTTATTAAACTTATAAAAATTTTTGAAGGTAGATGA
- the hpt gene encoding hypoxanthine phosphoribosyltransferase: MKYRIENLIDKEAVEKRIKELAREIEKDYAGEEVYCVGLLKGSVIFLSDLVKEINIPVIIDFMSVSSYGSETVSSGDVKILKDTDLDLRGKHVLIIEDIIDTGLTLEHVIKYFKEGKGVKSLRTCTLLNKPERRKVDVKVDYIGFDVPDKFVIGYGLDYDQKYRNLPYIAVVIPE; encoded by the coding sequence ATGAAATACAGAATTGAAAATTTAATTGATAAAGAAGCAGTAGAAAAGAGGATAAAAGAGTTAGCAAGAGAAATTGAAAAAGATTATGCAGGAGAAGAAGTTTATTGTGTCGGACTGTTAAAGGGTTCTGTAATCTTTTTAAGTGATTTAGTGAAAGAAATAAATATACCAGTAATAATAGATTTTATGTCAGTTTCTAGTTATGGAAGTGAAACAGTTAGCAGCGGAGATGTAAAAATTTTAAAAGACACTGATTTAGATTTAAGAGGAAAACATGTTTTAATAATTGAAGATATAATAGATACAGGATTGACATTAGAACATGTAATTAAATATTTTAAAGAAGGAAAAGGAGTTAAAAGCCTTAGAACTTGTACATTGTTAAATAAGCCTGAAAGAAGAAAAGTAGATGTTAAAGTTGATTATATAGGTTTTGATGTTCCAGATAAGTTTGTAATTGGTTATGGACTTGATTATGACCAAAAATATAGAAATTTACCATATATAGCTGTTGTTATTCCTGAATAG
- a CDS encoding transketolase, with translation MKDISFLKEKAKEIRKSIVSMITEAKSGHPGGSLSATDILTALYFSEMNVDPANPKMEGRDRFVLSKGHAAPAIYATLAEKGYFSKDELMTLRKFGSRLQGHPDMKKLSGIEISTGSLGQGLSVANGMALNAKIFDENYRTYVVLGDGEIQEGQIWEAAMTAAHYKLDNLCAFLDSNNLQIDGNVTEIKGVEPLDKKWEAFGWNVIKIDGHNFEQILSALDKAKECKGKPTMIIAKTIKGKGVSFMENVCGFHGVAPTAEELERALAELA, from the coding sequence ATGAAAGATATTAGTTTTTTAAAAGAAAAAGCTAAAGAGATTAGAAAGTCTATTGTTTCTATGATTACAGAAGCAAAATCAGGACATCCAGGTGGTTCTTTATCTGCAACTGATATTTTAACTGCACTTTATTTTTCAGAAATGAATGTAGACCCAGCTAATCCAAAAATGGAAGGAAGGGATAGATTTGTTCTTTCAAAAGGACATGCAGCACCTGCTATATATGCAACTTTAGCTGAAAAAGGATATTTTTCAAAAGATGAATTAATGACACTAAGAAAATTTGGAAGCAGACTTCAAGGACATCCTGATATGAAAAAGCTTTCAGGAATTGAAATTTCAACTGGTTCTCTTGGACAAGGTTTATCAGTTGCAAATGGTATGGCTTTAAATGCAAAAATATTTGATGAAAATTATAGAACTTATGTTGTTTTAGGTGATGGGGAAATACAAGAAGGACAAATTTGGGAAGCTGCTATGACTGCTGCTCATTATAAACTTGATAACCTTTGTGCTTTTCTTGATAGTAATAATTTACAAATTGATGGAAATGTTACTGAAATAAAAGGTGTTGAGCCATTAGATAAAAAATGGGAAGCTTTTGGATGGAATGTTATAAAAATAGATGGGCATAATTTTGAACAAATTCTTTCTGCTTTAGATAAAGCAAAAGAATGCAAAGGTAAACCAACTATGATTATTGCAAAAACTATAAAAGGTAAAGGAGTATCTTTTATGGAAAATGTTTGTGGTTTCCATGGAGTTGCACCTACAGCTGAAGAATTAGAAAGAGCATTAGCTGAATTAGCTTAA
- a CDS encoding transketolase family protein yields MSKKSTRQAYGEALVELGKINNDIVVLDADLSKSTKTDLFKKEFPKRHLNIGIAEADLMGTAAGFATCGKIPFASTFAMFAAGRAFEQIRNTIAYPKLNVKIAPSHAGISVGEDGGSHQSIEDIALMRAIPGMVVLCPCDAVETKKMVFAAAEYNGPVYLRLGRLDVETVLDDNYDFQIGIANILRDGSDVTIVSTGLLTQEALKAAEELAKENISVRVVNCGTIKPLDGETILKAAQETKFIITAEEHSVIGGLGSAVSEFLSETHPTLVKKLGVYDKFGQSGKGAEMLEKYELTAAKLISMVKENLK; encoded by the coding sequence ATGAGTAAGAAGTCTACAAGACAAGCTTATGGAGAAGCCTTAGTAGAACTTGGGAAAATAAATAATGATATAGTTGTATTGGATGCTGATTTAAGTAAATCTACAAAAACAGATCTATTTAAAAAAGAATTTCCAAAAAGACATTTGAATATAGGAATTGCAGAAGCAGATTTAATGGGAACAGCTGCTGGTTTTGCGACTTGTGGAAAAATTCCATTTGCTTCAACTTTTGCAATGTTTGCTGCTGGAAGAGCTTTTGAACAAATTAGAAATACAATAGCTTATCCAAAATTAAATGTAAAAATTGCTCCATCTCATGCTGGTATTTCAGTAGGAGAAGATGGAGGGTCACACCAATCAATAGAAGATATAGCTCTTATGAGAGCAATTCCAGGAATGGTTGTTCTATGCCCTTGTGACGCAGTTGAAACTAAAAAAATGGTTTTTGCTGCTGCTGAATACAATGGACCAGTTTATTTAAGACTTGGAAGATTAGATGTTGAGACTGTATTAGATGATAACTATGATTTTCAAATTGGTATAGCTAACATTTTAAGAGATGGTAGTGATGTTACAATAGTTTCAACAGGACTTTTAACACAAGAAGCATTGAAAGCTGCTGAAGAGTTAGCAAAAGAAAATATTTCTGTTAGAGTTGTAAATTGTGGAACTATTAAACCATTAGATGGAGAAACAATTTTAAAAGCTGCTCAGGAAACTAAATTTATAATAACTGCTGAAGAACATTCAGTTATTGGTGGATTAGGTTCTGCTGTTTCTGAATTTTTATCAGAAACTCATCCTACATTAGTTAAAAAATTAGGTGTTTATGATAAGTTTGGACAAAGTGGAAAAGGTGCAGAAATGTTAGAAAAATATGAACTAACTGCTGCAAAATTAATTTCTATGGTTAAAGAAAACTTAAAATAA
- a CDS encoding DUF695 domain-containing protein gives MKQNFNEIKQNWNFYMCRVDDKPASIRLNLALSNIAPVEDYKHRISIFIKMKNSTEDGLSSNEEYPMLCDIEDEVIDRLESLEDIFAGTVKTQGRLELYVFTKNPEKSEELCKEAFKKFPDYQWKSYIDEDKEWDFYFNFLYPDVYSYQAIMNRTVIENLTNQGDNLEKEREIDHWLYFSSEENINIAIKKLEELGYKILSSKKLDDEKNYPYQLNISRMDNAIYSHVNQIVWELIEIAEPLNGYYDGWGCNITK, from the coding sequence TTGAAACAAAATTTTAATGAAATTAAACAAAACTGGAATTTTTATATGTGTCGTGTAGATGATAAACCTGCTTCTATACGTCTTAACTTAGCTTTATCTAATATTGCACCTGTTGAAGATTACAAGCACAGAATTAGTATTTTTATAAAAATGAAGAATTCTACTGAAGATGGACTTTCATCTAACGAGGAATATCCAATGCTATGTGATATTGAAGATGAAGTTATAGATAGATTAGAAAGTTTGGAAGATATATTTGCAGGAACTGTGAAAACACAAGGAAGATTAGAACTTTATGTTTTTACTAAAAATCCTGAAAAAAGCGAAGAACTTTGTAAAGAAGCATTTAAAAAATTTCCAGATTATCAATGGAAATCTTATATAGATGAAGATAAAGAATGGGATTTTTACTTTAATTTCCTTTACCCAGATGTATACTCTTACCAAGCTATAATGAACAGAACTGTTATAGAAAATTTAACAAATCAAGGGGATAATTTAGAAAAAGAGCGTGAAATAGATCACTGGCTTTATTTTTCTTCAGAAGAAAACATAAATATTGCTATTAAAAAACTTGAAGAATTAGGCTATAAAATTCTTTCAAGTAAAAAATTAGATGATGAAAAAAATTATCCTTATCAACTTAATATTTCTAGAATGGATAATGCTATATACAGTCATGTAAATCAAATTGTATGGGAACTTATAGAAATTGCTGAACCTTTGAATGGATATTATGATGGTTGGGGTTGTAATATCACAAAATAA
- a CDS encoding replication-associated recombination protein A has product MNLFQKNYKNVEPLAYKLRPKSLDDFVGQEKLLGKDGVITRLILNSTLSNSIFYGPPGCGKSSLGEIISNTLDCNFEKLNATTASVSDIRNVVETARRNIELYNKRTILFLDEIHRFNKNQQDALLSYTEDGTLTLIGATTENPYYNINNALLSRVMVFEFKALTNKDILKLIDKGLNFLNISMSDKIKEIIIDISQGDSRIALNYVEMYNNIHSQMSEDEIFSIFKERQVSFDKKQDKYDMISAFIKSIRGSDPDAAVYWLARLLDGGEDPKYMARRLFIEASEDIGMANPEALLVANAAMTACEKIGMPEVRIILAHATIYLAISSKSNSVYEAIDGALADIKKGELQEVPMNICHDNVGYKYPHNYTDNFIKQKYMNKKKKYYKPGNNKNEKLIAEKLAKLWDE; this is encoded by the coding sequence ATGAATTTATTTCAAAAAAATTATAAAAATGTTGAACCTCTTGCATATAAATTACGACCAAAAAGTTTAGATGACTTCGTAGGACAGGAAAAACTTTTAGGAAAAGATGGAGTAATTACAAGATTAATTTTAAATTCTACTCTATCTAATTCTATTTTTTATGGACCTCCTGGTTGTGGAAAAAGCAGTTTAGGAGAAATTATTTCCAATACTTTGGATTGTAATTTTGAAAAATTAAATGCTACCACTGCAAGTGTTTCAGATATAAGAAATGTAGTTGAAACAGCTAGAAGAAATATAGAACTTTACAATAAAAGAACTATATTATTTTTAGATGAAATTCATAGATTTAATAAAAATCAACAAGATGCCCTACTTTCTTATACAGAAGATGGAACACTTACTCTTATAGGGGCAACAACAGAAAATCCTTATTACAATATAAATAATGCCTTACTTTCAAGAGTTATGGTTTTTGAGTTTAAAGCTCTTACTAACAAAGATATTTTAAAATTGATTGATAAAGGACTAAATTTTTTAAATATAAGTATGAGTGATAAAATAAAAGAAATAATTATTGATATATCACAAGGAGATTCAAGAATAGCCTTAAATTATGTTGAGATGTACAATAATATACATTCTCAAATGAGTGAAGATGAAATTTTTTCTATTTTTAAAGAAAGACAAGTTTCTTTTGACAAAAAGCAGGATAAATATGATATGATTTCAGCCTTTATAAAATCTATTAGGGGAAGTGACCCTGATGCAGCAGTATATTGGCTTGCTAGACTTTTAGATGGTGGAGAAGATCCAAAATATATGGCAAGAAGATTGTTTATTGAGGCAAGTGAAGATATAGGAATGGCAAATCCAGAGGCACTTTTAGTTGCAAATGCTGCTATGACTGCCTGCGAAAAAATAGGTATGCCAGAAGTTAGAATAATATTGGCTCATGCTACTATATATCTTGCAATTTCTTCTAAATCAAATTCAGTTTATGAAGCAATAGATGGTGCTTTAGCTGATATCAAAAAAGGGGAACTACAAGAAGTTCCAATGAATATTTGTCATGATAATGTAGGGTATAAATATCCTCATAACTACACTGATAATTTCATTAAACAAAAATATATGAATAAAAAGAAAAAATATTATAAACCTGGTAATAATAAAAATGAAAAATTGATAGCAGAAAAATTAGCTAAATTATGGGATGAATAG
- the hisS gene encoding histidine--tRNA ligase, whose protein sequence is MELIRKPKGTKDIIGEDAVKYTYISNVTQKMFENYGYKFAKTPIFEETELFKRGIGEATDVVEKEMYTFKDKGDRSITLRPENTASMVRCYLENSIYAKEDISRFYYNGSMFRYERPQAGRQREFNQIGVEVFGEKSPILDAEVIAMGYNLLTKLGITDLEVKINSVGSKGSRTIYREKLVEHFKSHLDDMCEDCRDRINRNPLRLLDCKVDGEKDFYKSAPSIIDYLFEDERKHYEEVKKYLTIFGIKFTEDPTLVRGLDYYSSTVFEIVTNKLGSQGTVLGGGRYDNLLKELGDKDIPAFGFAAGVERMMMLVDEYPKDIPDVYIAWLGDSTVETAMKIAEDLRKNDIKVYVDYSSKGMKSHMKKADKLETRYCVILGEDELNKGIVLLKDFSTREQKEVKIQEIINYIK, encoded by the coding sequence ATGGAATTAATAAGAAAACCAAAAGGAACAAAAGATATAATTGGTGAAGATGCAGTAAAATACACTTATATTTCAAATGTAACTCAAAAGATGTTTGAAAATTATGGTTATAAATTTGCCAAAACTCCAATTTTTGAAGAAACAGAATTATTTAAAAGAGGTATTGGAGAAGCAACAGATGTTGTTGAAAAAGAAATGTACACTTTTAAAGATAAGGGAGATAGATCTATAACTCTAAGACCTGAGAATACTGCTTCAATGGTTAGATGTTATCTTGAAAACTCTATCTATGCCAAAGAAGATATTAGTAGATTTTACTATAATGGCTCTATGTTTAGATATGAAAGACCACAAGCTGGTAGGCAAAGAGAATTTAATCAAATAGGAGTAGAGGTCTTTGGAGAAAAGTCTCCTATACTTGATGCTGAAGTTATTGCTATGGGTTACAATTTGCTTACTAAATTAGGCATTACTGATTTGGAAGTTAAAATAAATTCAGTAGGTTCTAAAGGTTCTCGTACTATTTACAGAGAAAAGTTAGTGGAACACTTTAAATCTCACTTAGATGATATGTGTGAAGATTGTAGAGATAGAATTAATAGAAACCCTTTAAGACTTTTAGATTGTAAAGTTGATGGTGAAAAAGATTTCTACAAATCTGCTCCAAGTATTATAGATTATCTTTTTGAAGATGAAAGAAAACACTATGAAGAAGTTAAAAAATACCTAACAATTTTTGGAATAAAATTTACAGAAGATCCAACTCTTGTTAGAGGACTTGATTATTATTCAAGTACAGTTTTTGAAATTGTAACTAATAAACTTGGTTCTCAAGGAACAGTTTTAGGTGGTGGAAGATATGATAATCTTCTAAAAGAATTAGGAGATAAAGATATTCCTGCTTTTGGTTTTGCTGCTGGAGTTGAAAGGATGATGATGCTTGTTGATGAATATCCTAAAGACATTCCAGATGTATATATTGCTTGGCTTGGAGATTCTACAGTTGAAACTGCTATGAAGATTGCAGAAGATTTAAGAAAAAATGATATAAAAGTTTATGTAGATTATTCTTCTAAGGGAATGAAATCACATATGAAAAAAGCTGATAAATTAGAAACAAGATATTGTGTTATCCTTGGAGAAGATGAACTTAATAAAGGTATAGTTTTGTTAAAAGATTTTTCTACAAGAGAACAAAAAGAAGTAAAGATTCAAGAAATTATAAATTATATTAAATAG
- the aspS gene encoding aspartate--tRNA ligase — translation MVYRTHNLGELRSKNIGEVVTLSGWVDTKRNVSTSLTFIDLRDREGKTQIVFNNELLSEKVLEEVQKLKSESVIKVIGEVKERSNKNPNIPTGEIEIFAKEIEILNACDTLPFQISGVDDNLSENMRLTYRYLDIRRNKMLNNLKMRHRMIMSIRNYMDKAGFLDVDTPVLTKSTPEGARDFLVPSRTNPGTFYALPQSPQLFKQLLMIGGVEKYFQIAKCFRDEDLRADRQPEFTQLDIEMSFVEKEDVMNEIEGLAKYVFKNVTGEEADYTFQRMPYAEAMDRFGSDKPDLRFGVELKDLSDIVKNSSFNAFSSTVQNGGLVKAVVAPNANEKFSRKVISEYEEYVKTYFGAKGLAYIKLTADGITSPIAKFLSEDEMKAIIEKTEAKTGDVIFIVADKKKVVHSALGALRLRIGKDLELINKDDFKFLWVVDFPMFDYDEEEQRYKAEHHPFTSIKAEDLDKFLAGQTEDIRTNTYDLVLNGSEIGGGSIRIFNPQIQSMVFDRLGLSQEEAKAKFGFFLDAFKYGAPPHGGLAFGIDRWLMVMLKEESIRDVIPFPKTNKGQCLMTEAPNTVDDKQLEELFIKSTYEK, via the coding sequence ATGGTATATAGAACACATAATTTAGGGGAACTAAGATCAAAAAATATTGGAGAAGTTGTAACTCTATCTGGTTGGGTAGATACAAAAAGAAATGTAAGTACAAGTCTTACATTTATTGATTTAAGAGATAGAGAAGGTAAAACTCAAATAGTTTTTAATAATGAACTTTTATCTGAAAAAGTTTTAGAAGAAGTACAAAAATTAAAGTCAGAATCTGTCATTAAAGTAATAGGTGAAGTAAAGGAAAGGTCAAATAAAAATCCTAATATTCCAACAGGAGAAATAGAAATTTTTGCAAAAGAAATTGAAATTTTAAATGCTTGTGATACTTTACCTTTTCAAATTTCTGGTGTAGATGATAATTTAAGCGAAAATATGAGATTGACATATAGATATCTTGATATTAGAAGAAACAAGATGTTGAATAACTTAAAAATGCGTCATAGAATGATAATGTCTATTAGAAATTATATGGATAAGGCAGGTTTCTTAGATGTTGATACTCCTGTACTTACAAAATCTACTCCTGAAGGAGCAAGAGATTTCTTAGTTCCTAGTAGAACAAACCCAGGAACATTCTATGCTTTACCTCAATCTCCACAACTTTTTAAACAACTTTTAATGATAGGTGGAGTTGAAAAATATTTTCAAATTGCTAAATGTTTTAGAGATGAGGATTTAAGAGCAGATAGACAACCTGAATTTACACAACTTGATATTGAAATGTCTTTTGTAGAAAAAGAAGATGTTATGAATGAAATAGAAGGTTTAGCAAAATATGTATTTAAAAATGTAACTGGTGAAGAAGCTGATTATACTTTCCAAAGAATGCCTTATGCAGAGGCTATGGATAGATTTGGTTCTGATAAACCAGATTTAAGATTTGGAGTTGAATTAAAAGATTTATCTGATATAGTTAAAAATTCATCATTTAATGCTTTTAGTTCTACTGTCCAAAATGGTGGACTTGTTAAAGCAGTTGTTGCACCTAATGCAAATGAAAAGTTTTCAAGAAAAGTTATTTCTGAATATGAAGAATATGTTAAAACATATTTTGGAGCAAAAGGACTTGCCTATATAAAACTTACTGCTGATGGAATAACTTCTCCTATTGCTAAATTTTTAAGTGAAGATGAAATGAAAGCAATAATTGAAAAAACAGAAGCTAAAACAGGAGATGTAATTTTTATAGTTGCTGATAAGAAAAAAGTTGTTCATTCTGCACTTGGAGCATTGAGATTGAGAATAGGTAAAGACTTAGAATTGATTAATAAGGATGATTTTAAATTCTTATGGGTTGTTGATTTCCCAATGTTTGATTATGATGAGGAAGAACAAAGATACAAAGCAGAACATCACCCATTTACTTCTATAAAGGCTGAAGATTTGGATAAATTCTTAGCTGGGCAAACAGAAGATATCAGAACTAATACTTATGACTTAGTATTAAATGGTTCTGAAATAGGTGGAGGTTCTATAAGAATATTTAATCCACAAATTCAATCTATGGTATTTGATAGATTAGGACTTTCTCAAGAAGAAGCAAAAGCTAAATTTGGGTTCTTCTTAGATGCTTTTAAATATGGAGCACCTCCTCATGGTGGATTGGCATTTGGTATAGATAGATGGCTTATGGTTATGTTAAAAGAAGAATCTATAAGAGATGTAATTCCTTTCCCTAAAACAAATAAAGGACAATGTTTAATGACAGAAGCTCCTAACACTGTTGATGATAAACAATTGGAAGAATTATTTATAAAGTCTACTTACGAAAAATAA